Within Scomber japonicus isolate fScoJap1 chromosome 18, fScoJap1.pri, whole genome shotgun sequence, the genomic segment ATAAACTGGAAAAATGATCCTGGCTCAGTATAAGTGGGTCTGTAAATTGAATTTGTTTCAGCAAAATGATGGTAAACGTATTCATATTTGGGTTTGCATTGACAATATGACAGGGAAGATTCAAAACCATGATCTAACAACCAAAGCAAGCAACAGGCTCGCAGTTATCGAGCTACTGGTGACATAGTGCCACCTTGTGGTGAAATAATCACATCGCTAGCTATATCTGAAGGACGCTTTCTTCATACTCTTTTAAAACTACACATCTGCTAGATGTTGTCATAGAAGAATGACTAATTTTCTAAcgaatgttttcagctgttgggTGTGTGCCCATTAAGCCCACctaaatctaagttcaggtgtttttcatggatactgacaggatttataagggagatcagtTCTTATACAGCAACATTTatttctcatttgaaaatgtattcagtaGTTCATGaacattttggaatataaaataaatatattttaaagaaaaaagtcaaaattctgGCATGGGCGTAATTGgcactgtgacaccatttaccatgtgtgttccaaataagcccacatcatgatttatttacaaaatatatttttttttaaataatttcacAGAATTGAAaaagcaatatatgtattcggtaacatgttaaacatttaaaaatgaggaggaaaaaaaacccctcctgagcaaaatcttaaaggtctgacacCAGAGGTAATCCCCATTTGCAATCATAAACATTTTCgaaagtaactgtaatttacacattttcagtaactgtaacggattagttacatttattttataattattgtaattgAATTACATAACGTCGTTACATGTCACCAGTTACTCTCCATCATTGCATATACTACATCATTACCCAGCCAGAATGTGAATCATTACAAAGTCACATCTACCACCGTCACCATTCACTAACACAATAACACCACCGTCCACTGCAAGAATAAATGCGTTCAATCGTAAATACCGTTAATACGTGAAATGCAGAGATTTCTTACTAATATTGCTCATTAGTAAACAACAGTCAGATCTGCTTCCGCTTGGTCAGTCGTCTACAACACCAGGCAAACAGTAGGGGTGGGTTAGGCTCGTTTTACATTTCGAGAAAATTGCATTCTTTGAGATATAACCACATATTAGTCACGGCTGTGGTTTATTAAATAATCatagacaaaaatgtgtttagcaTTACGAACGAGGCACACAGCAGCGGTTTATTATCACCCCCTGACTGAATGTGTTTCACCTGCAGATCTCCGCAGTGGTACAGTCCACAACACCCGGGTTTCCGCGCGAAAAGACGGCCCGCGCGCCCGAATCGCTTTATAGCATCCATTGGCAGAAACAGCACGCGCCAGGCAGAGCTGCACGGTTgtcaacagcaacagcaacggATTTTTAACGGGTTTTAAAGTCggtttttatctcttttttgtctttaaacgTTTAGATAGCTCTTTTACCATGCCGGCCAGGACTTCCCTGTCTCTGCCAGAGGATGTCAGGAAAAGGTAGGTTGTCGTTTAATAACCGGAGTGCTTGCTAATAATGTCCTGAAGATGTAGCATGCGTGCAGCTTGTTGTCGTGATTCAAAAAGCCGAAAATAAGCggcggtaaaaaaaaaaaccctcaaaaaaaACCTTAACAACTGGGTGCAATAGGATTGGGGGTTATCGCTTCTATCTTACGCTTGTACCACACAGCTGCAGCTAGCGTTAGTTAGCTTGTCGCCACCTGACAAGACTGGCAGCACCGACCCCGTTAACATTAGCCTCCCGTTCATTATTAACGTTAGCTAGTTAGCACCGCAGCCCGTCAATGGATGCAGGGGCGTAAGGAGATTTGGCGCCACTCTGAAAGTTTTGCTGTCTTATGGTTTCTGCTTGTTCACCGTCGCACTGGTCGCAGCGATTAATAACCCCGTAGATGGTGTGCGCTATGTAGTTTATTGGTTAACTTAATCTAATGTACTGTGaccttttattgtatttattttttggataTCGTCTTTGTTCACAGGCTGCAGGTGTTGGATGAAGATGGAAGTTCAGACGAGGTGAGTACTGAGTCTAATGTTGCATTGAAAACCTTCAAGTTTGTCAAGTGACTGCAGCTGGTCGATAATTACAATTAAGACTATGATTGCACGACCACAGTCACATTTTCAAGAGAAACACCAGATGGATTTAACTTATCTGTAGTTTTGACCTGTTGTGATGGAGTCACTCcatgaaataaatgataaagaggagagaggccATCTCGAAACAAGACCCCTGACCCGAGCTGTTCTACTAATGCCCTGCATGTCAGTCATTTGAGCTAATTATATCACACTATCAAGTAACCAATTGCCAAGTGTCATCAGTTCAAGTGTtgtcatcatcatgtttttatgtaagcAGGTGCCTTGACATTTTTGAAGCTGTGTCTTGAGGTGGCTCtctgatttaaaatgtgaagataTGATTaagttttgcatgtttgtgaaCCTGTCAACcagtttaacattaaaaaagtgGCAATTTTGTCCTTAAACACACTCAAAAATCAAaccatttactgtatgtatatagaCTTGCACCATGAATCCAGTATAGCAAACTAAGCCTTTCTGCATACatctctttttaaaatgctgctcCAGGATCATGTGAAAGAGAAGCTCAAGCTGGTGCAGGAGTTCCTACATGTCGATGCCCAGGACTTGCTGAGTAGCCtcgaagaaaagatgaaaagttCAGAGATCTCAAAGGTTTGAGTCTTTACAATACATAAAACACTATTAAGTCCAAAACAGTGTTGCTCATTAGTCCACCATTTACTCTCCTCAGGAGGTCTATATCTCTAAAGTAAAGGCTTTGCTGGGAAAGGAACTTCATCTTGAAAATGGGTCACATGCTGCTGACGAGGAGCAGAACGGAAAGACAAATGGCTTCACAAACGGTTCCCACAAAGATGAGGATGGCGAGGACGTAActatggaggaagaggaggctgtCAAGTCACCAACTGCTGCTAAAGGGAAGGGTGGACGCAGGAGCAAGGCCAACTCTGACACCAAAAGTTAGTTTGAGAGTCCTTATCAGTATTTATCATACAAGTGTATTctgagatggagatgaagagcAAATGAACTGGTTTAAAACAATGTTGAACTTAATCTTCATAATTTTTTCAGAATCTCCAGCCAGTACCAGGGTTACAAGAAACAGTGGGAAACAACCAACCATCTTGTCAATGTTCTCTAAAGTGTGCGTATATATAATTCTTATCACTCACATTTTTCTTTGAGTAAAAACGTTTGGTACACAAAGTCTCTCgcattctgttttttaaaagtacatttcttGCAGTCAAAAGCGCAAGTCTGAAGACCTGAATGGAGAAGCCACTAATGGACAAAGTGAgctgaaaaaagaggaagaggatgttGAGGAggtaaatctttcttttttttaatgtacggTACTTTAATGTCAGGGAGCTGAAATAATTCTCAGTGTCTGGTACATAAAACAGCCACATAATTCAGTTTTCAAATCTGTTGTAGTCTCGGGAGGAGAAGCGTCTCAAAGTTGAGTCGAATGAAAAGTAAGTGTcgatttttaaaacataaaatattgtgattttgCACAAGTGGATGTACTTATACTTTTTCTTTATGCAGTGCTGCTCCAGAAGAATCAAAGAGTGAGACGGTTCAGCCAGTTTCTGCTGCAAAGGTAATGATTTGGGTCATTAGGCtctacacacttttttttaataattcataataCTGATGTCACTTACATAATTGTCCCCCCAGACACCACCCCCCAAATGTCCAGACTGCAGACAATACTTGGATGATTCAGACCTCAAATTCTTTCAAGGGGATCCTGATAATGCGGTGAGAACCTGTTAGGTTTACATCATTGAAAACGTGAAAAGTTTTAAAGATGTTAACTGAATCCTTAACAATCCCGCTGTTTGCGTCTTCAGCTGGATGAACCAGAAATGTTAACAGATGAGCGTCTTTCCTTGTTTGACTCAAATGAGGATGGATTTGAGAGCTATGAGGATCTACCCCAGCACAAGATTACAAACTTCAGGTGAGGTTTGTCTACCCAGTTTAAACTAATGTTATACTGTTGGCTTGCTCTTAAGAAACAAGCATGTTTACTTTCATCTTAGTGTCAATTAAAGGATTTAACGGTTTTGTCTTGCAGTGTGTATGACAAGCGTGGCCACCTTTGTCCATTTGACTCTGGACTGATTGAGAAGAACGTGGAGCTCTACTTCAGTTGTGTTGTGAAACCAATCTATGATGACAACCCTTGCATGGATGGtaagaatattcacatttaaatcatGGAGACCCCATgatactttttatttccttgAACCACTACAACCAACTAGAATCTGAATACATAcctgtaatcttttttttaccttcaggTGGTGTCCCTGCCAAGAAGCTTGGTCCTATTAATGCCTGGTGGATCACTGGGTTTGATGGTGGAGAAAAGGCTTTAATTGGTTTCACTACAGGTAACCGTATAAGCTTTCTGCTCTGAATTTGACTTCACTCTACCCATGTCCTGATCTTACAGTAATATCTCAATTATCCAGCGTTTGCGGATTACATCCTGATGCACTCTAGCGAGGAGTATGCACCCATCTTTGCACTGATGCAGGAAAAAATCTATATGAGCAAGATTGTGGTTGAATTTCTCCAGAAGAATCCTGATGCTACTTATGAGGACCTTCTCAACAAGATCGAGGTGAGGAGTTGTGTGAAATTATGTCTACTTAGGAATTGAACATTTCAGTAATttccagcatttttttttctctcccacaaATCATTTGTGATCACTTCTACAATGCCTTTTTAAATCTTGGTTTCCCTAATCAAAATATGCTTTTAAAAGTTCATTATCGTTGTGAGCACTTTTTAGACCACCTAACTTTTAACAAACTTAGGAGCTGCTTGCTTGACTTTAAATGCTGGGTAAAGATAGTGGAAACAAGCGCAATAGGGTATTTTGTGAATATTGCCCCAGGACTGACAAGCTTTTGTTCATCTTGCCCTCAGACAACGGTGCCTCCTGCGGGGCTGAACTTCAACTGCTTCACTGAAGACACCCTGCTGCGTCACGCACAGTTTGTGGTGGAGCAGGTGGAGAGCTACGATGAGGCTGGCGACTCAGACGAGCAGCCCATCATTGTTACTCCCTGCATGAGAGACCTGATCAAGCTCGCAGGAGTCACACTAGGGAAGAGGTATGTTTGAAACATGATTGATCTTAtttctttccccctttcttaCCATGAAGTGATGTCAGCTGAAGTCAAAGATCCCAAACCAGTTGCTTGATTGTGTAgctcaaagtgaaaacaaacatgAGCAGAGCACATGCTACATATTTGTAACTTACATGAAAATTccccattctttttttttttttttttttatcagcagcTCCTCCGCTACACAAATGCTTTTGGATTTTTAAAGTTATCCATTTTATTTTGCTTGTATTCCTGTATTACTACTGCCCGCTCCTTGTTCTCCCTAATGTCTAACATTCCTTTGACATTTCCTAATGCAGCATGCTGCTGTACTGGTAGGTAGGCCTTATTGTAAATGCATCCTTAGCTTGTATGGTGTGTTCAGTGAGAAGCATTTAGAGGCTTTATGGACAAGAAAAACATACCAGAGTTCACGCTagaattgtcttttttttttttttttttttttttgggtttacattgtagttttatttttgttcatttgccATATCTGAATTCAAGCCATacacttgtgttttttctttgggGGACCAGTCTCCAGAAGTCATCTTCAAATAACTTTAACTGTCACAGTTCAGTTTGGTATGATTTTAGGCTTACTTAGTTTTTCAAGTCTCCGTTTAGTGCAGAAATGCAACGTCTACAGCTCCTGCTCCCTTTTTCTCAGTCATTTACTCCTTAGACTTAAAGCGAATAGTTACCAACAAGCTTAACACATCTGTGAATTGTATGTAATGATTACATTtatcaaaatatattcaaatgagttgaactcctgtaaatgagACTGGCCTGTGCAACCTTACTGCCAGCAGTAACTGTCAGAGAAGATGACACAGGAACGGATGAACAGGCCAGTTTCTTCTAAAAGACCTGCACCCTTTCTGAAGCTGAGTGGAGGGCTTTAGGTAACATTTATCAGTCCAGCAGCACAGTGTGTAGTTGTTCTAACCTTTTTGTAGCCTGTCAGTAAGGAAACACTATTTTCAACACTTAAGATGATTCTTTCACTTAGTTTcataaaaatttaaatgttgCATGTACTTTTACATCCATGCTGATTGACTTCATTGGAAAAACATTGTCTTGGTTGTCCAGGTCAGGTCAAAGCCGACTTtctaaactttttaaaaattgtttttattctccagAGGCCATGATGTTTAGGAAGAATTTTATCAGCCAGTTGCATCTAATGGGAACTCTGCATTGTACATCTTTTACTGTGtccgtttgtttttgtttttgttttgcttgttaTGTTGCATGGCCTGATGCTGTGGTGTGTTGACGGCCAGGGGCTTCATAATGCTACTGCTCCACATATCGGGTGTTTGTGCAAAAACCAAATGGACCTCTCCTCTGaattcaaacaaacattattattattattttttttacaggagaGCTGCCAGAAGGCAGGCCATTCGCCACCCAACAAAGATCGAGAAGGACAGCAAGGGTCCGACGAAAGCGACCACCACCACGCTGGTCTACCAGATCTTTGATACCTTCTTCTCTGATCAGATAGAGCAGAACGATAAAGAAAGCGGAGGATCTAAAAGACATCGCTGTGGTGTCTGTGAGGTGAGTGAAAGTGAAGCCCCATTGTTAATCGGCATGAATTGAATATGTATTTGTATGAGTGATTCAACAGATTATGTTGTGCGCTGTAAATTTCAGCAGTGGAAATGCATACTACTCTTTTTTTGCCTTCAGGTTTGTCAATCTCCTGATTGTGGCAAATGTATAGCCTGCAAGGACATGATCAAATTTGGAGGAAGTGGCAAAAGCAAGCAGGCGTGTAAGCAGAGAAGGTGAGAATGTCTTTCAGCAGTTTAGACTGTAGATGTCTTAAATCTGTGGCATTGTGAATATATGTCCACAAAGATTTTGTAGTCGGAGTTCTCCAAGTTGAGTTTCATCAACTTGGAGATAAACAGAAAAGGaacaaatgttaaatgtcacaGCTACATCTTCCATCCTTATTGTCATCCCTTTTGTTTAGATGCCCAAATCTTGCAGTGAAGGAGGCTGAAGATGATGAGATCGTTGAAGAGGAAGATGTGCCAGTGGAGAAACCTAAAAAGATTTCTCAAGCTAAGAGAAAGAAGCAGACCCAGTGCAAACTCTCATGGATTGGAGAGCCTGTtcaggtatttatttatttctgcacCTGTTGATCATTGGAGTACTGatgtttatatatacacacactcatacctGTCTCTTACCCCGATCAGACTGAGGGAAAGAAGCAGTACTACCGTAAGGTCCGTATGAATGATGAAGTGCTGGAAGTGGGAGACTGTGTCTCTGTTTCATCAGAGGACCCATCCACTCCTCTTTATCTGGCCAGGTATGACATTtttagaaagacaaaaaaaaatttgaGTCACGTTTGTTTTTACCTAATGACATAATTCGTCCATCAGGATCACGTCACTATGGGAGGACAACAATGGAAAGATGTTCCATGCCCACTGGTTCCTTCGTGGGATTCACACAGTGCTCGGAGAGTCTTCTGATCCGCTGGAGCTCTTCATTGTGGACGAGTGTGAGGACATGCTGCTCAATTACGTGCAAGGCAAAGTAGACGTCATGTATAAGGCCCCGTCTAACAACTGGTTTATGGAGGTAGGTTAAATTGCCAGCAGGTTAATTtgtattatgttttgttttttaaattaatttcactGTTATACGTTTTTATTTCAGGGCGGTATGGATGTTGAAATCAAAGTGATTGAGGATGATGGGAAGAGTTTCTTCTATCAGTTCTTTTATGACACAGACTTCGCTCGCTTTGAGATGCCTCCCAAGACCACTCCATTAGAAGACTGCAAGTTCAAGTAAGAACCATCCACATGTTTTGTACTGCACATTTGACTTCGGTCTCTTTATTTCCCCTCGTTTTttattgtgaatgtatttttttgctttCAGGTTCTGTGTTAGCTGTACTAGgacaaaagaaagggaggaacagGAAACGCCACGTGCATTTGAACCTATGAATGAAGACAACGATTCCAAAGCTCTGTATGCTCTGGCCTGCTTTAAAGGGGAGCAGTTTCGGGTGGGAGACGGCGTCTACCTGCCTCCTGACGCTTTTAATTTCAGGTGAGTGAAGTAATTTGATGCAACATGAAAATTTACTTGCACAATCAAAAGTATGATACTCACAGCTTCTGTGTCTGGCTCTCAGTGTGAAACCAGCTAGCCCAGTGAAGCGCTCCCACAGGAAGGAAGATGTCGATGAGGAATTGTATCCAGAGTATTACAGGAAGTCCTCAGACTACATTAAAGGGTCAAACCTGGATGCTCCCCAGCCGTTCCGCATCGGCCGCATCAAGGAGATCTTCTGTCACAGGCGTAGCAACGGAAAAGCTGACACTTCCGAGGTCAAACTGCGACTCTACAAGTTCTACAggtataatataattaaattgaCTGCATTCAGGGTTTAGTCTGTAACAAATGACTGTTGTGACTCTTAAATTAACTGACTGTCTCATGTCGCAGGCCTGAAAACACTCACAAAGGTGTCAAGGGCAGTTACCACACAGACATCAATCAGCTGTACTGGAGTGATGAAGAAGTAACGGTCAGCATGTCTGAGGTGCTCGGCCGCTGTGAAGTAGAATATGCAGAAGACCTGAATGAATCAGTCCAGGACTATTCCAGTGGAAGACCTGATCGCTTCTATTTCCTGGAGGTACAGCTGTTGGCACTGTTTCTGTAGTATTGTATCATCTATAAAATACAAACTTGATTCAAGAGGAGGCTGAAAAGTTGGAAAACACAATGCTCATACTTGGATATCTTGATTGGTGTGTTTAATCTTCAATCCTCTGTCACAGGCCTATAATGCAAAATCAAAAAGCTATGAAGACCCTCCAAACCACGCTCGATCTGCTGTTAATAAAGGGAAGGGAAAGGGCAAAGGAAAAGGTAAATGCTCCCATGAAAAAAGATATATTGGATTTTTTGGGGTCATTAAGACACTAAATATAACTCTCTGCTATTTTCAACAAGGTAAGGGCAAAGGAAAGGCTTCAGCAGCACAGGAAACACAGGACGCCCAGAACGAACCACAGGTACCTAAAGTGACCAAATATCGCACACTGGACGTGTTCTCTGGCTGCGGAGGACTTTCTGAAGGCTTCCACCAGGCTGGTAAATACGTGTCCCACGATATCCATTAAATGTGTTCTCTGATCCACAAGGGTGTGATATATACACAGGACTGCAGGAAGCCACAATGCTGAAAACATGtctgtcttgtgtttttaaGGTATCTGTGAGACTGAGTGGGCCATAGAGATGTGGGAGCCTGCAGCACAGGCCTTCAGGCTCAACAACCCCGGCACTACAGTGTTCACTGAAGACTGTAACGTCTTGCTGAAGTTGGTCATGTCGGGAGAGAAGACGAATTCTCTTGGCCAGAGGCTGCCTCAGAAGGGCGACGTGGAGATGCTCTGCGGAGGACCTCCTTGCCAAGGGTTCAGTGGGATGAACCGCTTCAACTCGCGCACTTATTCCAAATTCAAGAACTCTCTTGTGGTGTCTTATCTCAGGTGAGTGTAAGAGTAGGTAGATTCTTGTTAGAGTTGCAGTAAAAAGATCAACACACACTGTAGATTATACATTCCCATTTAAGTGTGCcaaatttaatttaagtttttcttttgttgcagTTACTGTGACTACTACAGGCCCAAGTTCTTCCTGCTTGAGAATGTGAGGAACTTTGTTTCATTCAAAAGGTCCATGGTCCTAAAACTGACTCTACGCTGTCTTGTGCGAATGGGCTACCAGTGTACTTTTGGTGTCCTTCAGGTGGGTCtgacttttctctttgttttttctttttatttctcatctaGCGTGAGATTTGAGTAAATAACGTGGACCTATGCATGTGTGAGGCTCATAAAATCCTCTGCAAAAAAAGGTACCAGGCaagtcagtgtgtcagaggactCATGTTTGGTGTCCTGAAGAGTATACAGCCATATCTGCATAAATGGGAGTAGTGTCAATCGGAATTGGTCAAAACGTTATAATTAAATGGCAAAACGTGGCAGCATTTTTTGTGTAATGTTAACATATTTCCCTCCAATCGCCTATAAAAATGTGAGGATACAGCAGAAAATGACAGACATCACATCACCATGCAGTCCACCGTGATACCTGTGCTTCAGCTGAATTTTATTCACATTGCTGAAAATGTGCCCCTGGTCTCAAAGGGTTTTATAATTTGACAAACATACAAACCCTCACACCCTTACAGATGACTTAAACTCCACCTAAAAACTCACCACAtcaacatgtacatttttaccACAATGCAGTTGTTCCCCACCCTATTGGCTCGTGATGTTAGATCAAAGCAGTGTTCTCCTGCAAGCCTTTCTCGATATATCATTTGAGCGGGTAACACTTCCTTGCAGAttgttttgaaatgaataatttaGAGGCATGAACAGATGAAATAACAGATTTAACAAGGAAAAATGACAGCCTTAGATGCCAGTTTTTATGACTGATGTCTGGTTTGCCAGACACTAACACGTTTGATGCTTCTCTTTTCATCAGGCCGGTCAGTATGGTGTTGCCCAGACCCGCCGCAGGGCAATCATCCTAGCTGCTGCTCCCGGAGAGAAGCTGCCTCGTTATCCTGAGCCTCTGCATGTGTTTGCT encodes:
- the dnmt1 gene encoding DNA (cytosine-5)-methyltransferase 1; its protein translation is MPARTSLSLPEDVRKRLQVLDEDGSSDEDHVKEKLKLVQEFLHVDAQDLLSSLEEKMKSSEISKEVYISKVKALLGKELHLENGSHAADEEQNGKTNGFTNGSHKDEDGEDVTMEEEEAVKSPTAAKGKGGRRSKANSDTKKSPASTRVTRNSGKQPTILSMFSKVQKRKSEDLNGEATNGQSELKKEEEDVEESREEKRLKVESNENAAPEESKSETVQPVSAAKTPPPKCPDCRQYLDDSDLKFFQGDPDNALDEPEMLTDERLSLFDSNEDGFESYEDLPQHKITNFSVYDKRGHLCPFDSGLIEKNVELYFSCVVKPIYDDNPCMDGGVPAKKLGPINAWWITGFDGGEKALIGFTTAFADYILMHSSEEYAPIFALMQEKIYMSKIVVEFLQKNPDATYEDLLNKIETTVPPAGLNFNCFTEDTLLRHAQFVVEQVESYDEAGDSDEQPIIVTPCMRDLIKLAGVTLGKRRAARRQAIRHPTKIEKDSKGPTKATTTTLVYQIFDTFFSDQIEQNDKESGGSKRHRCGVCEVCQSPDCGKCIACKDMIKFGGSGKSKQACKQRRCPNLAVKEAEDDEIVEEEDVPVEKPKKISQAKRKKQTQCKLSWIGEPVQTEGKKQYYRKVRMNDEVLEVGDCVSVSSEDPSTPLYLARITSLWEDNNGKMFHAHWFLRGIHTVLGESSDPLELFIVDECEDMLLNYVQGKVDVMYKAPSNNWFMEGGMDVEIKVIEDDGKSFFYQFFYDTDFARFEMPPKTTPLEDCKFKFCVSCTRTKEREEQETPRAFEPMNEDNDSKALYALACFKGEQFRVGDGVYLPPDAFNFSVKPASPVKRSHRKEDVDEELYPEYYRKSSDYIKGSNLDAPQPFRIGRIKEIFCHRRSNGKADTSEVKLRLYKFYRPENTHKGVKGSYHTDINQLYWSDEEVTVSMSEVLGRCEVEYAEDLNESVQDYSSGRPDRFYFLEAYNAKSKSYEDPPNHARSAVNKGKGKGKGKGKGKGKASAAQETQDAQNEPQVPKVTKYRTLDVFSGCGGLSEGFHQAGICETEWAIEMWEPAAQAFRLNNPGTTVFTEDCNVLLKLVMSGEKTNSLGQRLPQKGDVEMLCGGPPCQGFSGMNRFNSRTYSKFKNSLVVSYLSYCDYYRPKFFLLENVRNFVSFKRSMVLKLTLRCLVRMGYQCTFGVLQAGQYGVAQTRRRAIILAAAPGEKLPRYPEPLHVFAPRACSLSVVVDEKKYVSNVTRGNGGIYRTITVRDTMSDLPEIRNGAAALEISYNGEPQSWFQRQIRGTQYQPILKDHICKDMSALVEARMRHIPLAPGSDWRDLPNIEVRLKDATMTKKLRYTHPDKKNGRSSTGALRGVCTCAGGKPCDPADRQFNTLIPWCLPHTGNRHNHWAGLYGRLEWDGFFSTTVTNPEPMGKQGRVLHPEQHRVVSVRECSRSQGFPDTYRFFGNILDKHRQVGNAVPPPLSRAIGLEIKKCVLERMKEEQASEKIKQEKMEVSD